ATGGGCTGCTCCAGTATTCTCCGGGGCAGCGTATCGTCTTTGGCGGTGAACCCGGCTTTCAGGTTAAGCAGGCGTTCCAGGTTCCATATCCTTTCCCCGGCCTGTAACAGGCTCTCTACCGTATAGTCGAGTCCGGTAGCCGCATTGAGCAGGGGTATTATATCCTCCGGTGTAATCACGGTCTGGGCGAGGAACTGGCACAGACCGCTGATGTCAATCACGGTCATGTAGTGCTGCATATTGACGCACATGGCGGCCTTGCCGTCCGTGCCTAGCGGGTCAGCCGGTTCGAAGATACCCCAGACCTCGTTGTTGTAGACCAGCGCCCGGTTATGGGAGCAGCCGGTGTTGGAGGTGGCGTACTCCAGCCCCGTCCCCTGTGCCCCCTGGACGTGATATGTAGCCGTCTCCTGCTTCTTCACGCCCATGAACAGTTCCGGGTGCCCGTACTTTTCGGCTAGCCGGTAGCCCCCCTCGGCCAGCGTATCGCCGAAGCCTTCCCGCAGCCCCATTTTCTCCACCATCTCCACCAGTGCCTGGGCATTACCGAAGTTCAACTGGCAGCCGGCTTCCTCCTCCGTCAGGTACCCTTTCTCATATAGCTCCATGGCGCAGGCGATGGTGCCCCCCACTGATATGGTATCTATTCCCAGTTCATTGCAGATATAGTTGGCTTTGACCACCGCCGCCATGTTATCGACCCCGCAGTTGGGGCCCAATAGCGCGGCGGACTCAAATTCCGGCCCTCCTCCCTCTCCCTTGAACTCGGGGTCGGTGACGCGGGTTAACCTGATGCAGGCGATGGGGCAGGAAAAGCACCCCCCGTTCCTGATGAGATAATTAGCCCGCAGTACCCGGCTGCTGACATTTTTAGCCCCTTCGAAGGTGCCGGTCTGGAAGTTGTGTACGGACAGGTTCCCCATCTGGTTCATCGGGTAAAGGGCATTGAGGGTGCCGTACTGGGGCAGGAACTCGGAGGTGTTGCGTCCCGCCTTGACCTTGTCCCAGACAGCCAGCATGGCTTCTTTGAAAGCCTCGCCATCGGCGACGGTAACTCCACCGGTGCCGTGAACGGCAATCGCCTTCAGGTTCTTGGATCCCATCACCGTGCCTGAGCCGGAGCGGGCCAGGGC
This DNA window, taken from Dehalococcoidales bacterium, encodes the following:
- a CDS encoding aldehyde ferredoxin oxidoreductase family protein is translated as MNGWTGKVLRVDLSRGECEEEELDLDLAEEYIGGRGLATRVFFDEVDPNIDPLSPENKLIFATGLLTGTGAPTGGRYMVVTKSPLTGTIHCSNAGGDFGAELKYAGYDMVIIEGKSPTPVYLSINNDDVQLKPAEHLWGKNTQDTEEAIKAETGDEWIALDTHIACIGPAGERLVKMACIMNDKHHALARSGSGTVMGSKNLKAIAVHGTGGVTVADGEAFKEAMLAVWDKVKAGRNTSEFLPQYGTLNALYPMNQMGNLSVHNFQTGTFEGAKNVSSRVLRANYLIRNGGCFSCPIACIRLTRVTDPEFKGEGGGPEFESAALLGPNCGVDNMAAVVKANYICNELGIDTISVGGTIACAMELYEKGYLTEEEAGCQLNFGNAQALVEMVEKMGLREGFGDTLAEGGYRLAEKYGHPELFMGVKKQETATYHVQGAQGTGLEYATSNTGCSHNRALVYNNEVWGIFEPADPLGTDGKAAMCVNMQHYMTVIDISGLCQFLAQTVITPEDIIPLLNAATGLDYTVESLLQAGERIWNLERLLNLKAGFTAKDDTLPRRILEQPMLKGAAEGQVHHLREMLPEYYRLRGWDENGVPTREKLAELGLS